From the genome of Triticum aestivum cultivar Chinese Spring chromosome 3B, IWGSC CS RefSeq v2.1, whole genome shotgun sequence, one region includes:
- the LOC123067385 gene encoding putative serpin-Z5: MNDGGADQRTTDVPATQLRPRACHDVNTPPTHPCHALGTPPPRPDVPLPRFRHATARVDAQRHGDLDLTNHDEGPHHPARVPRPDGVRPTPHQRALLKVVRGLSEQALADRTPGGGPRVSFACGVWHDETRKLRPSFREAAAQSYKAETRAVDFHGKPGEAVKQINAWAAAATNNLIDSVLTEQQVSTETDVVVANAVYFKATWRSPFREHYTEDDKFYRLDGTTLDVAFMQSGKKQYIACHQGFKVLKLDYRQGHVWSSPPASFSMCIFLPDERDGLRGLVQRMASSPNFMRAHLPTSLVSVGDFKLPRFKLTFSADMSGILRRLGLRMAEADMSNMVEDDGTGRPLGLSGIVHKAIIEVNEDGTEAAAVTAGIMCGCGPPPKTPPVLVDLVADHPFAFFVIEEESGAVIFAGNVLEPSPSIPGENLRRRESVHRAPNFVVGRRPEHPWTLGAIHEKQPLGVYSRGMDGRPFVQHEAASCNRILLFACVCLVVAFFFQLVRLLVM, encoded by the exons ATGAACGACGGCGGCGCTGACCAGCGCACGACCGACGTGCCCGCCACGcagctccggccacgcgcctgccaTGACGTCAACACGCCCCCGACACACCCCTGCCACGCCCTCGGCACGCCCCCGCCACGCCCCGACGTGCCCCTGCCACGCTTCCGCCATGCCACAGCTCGT GTCGACGCACAAAGACACGGTGATCTCGATCTCACGAATCACGATGAAGGCCCGCACCACCCCGCTCGCGTGCCCCGGCCTGACGGCGTTCGCCCTACGCCTCATCAGCGAGCTCTCCTCAAGGTCGTCCGCGGCCTGTCGGAGCAGGCCCTCGCCGACCGCACGCCGGGGGGCGGGCCGCGCGTCTCCTTCGCGTGCGGCGTGTGGCACGACGAGACCCGGAAGCTCAGGCCATCCTTCCGCGAAGCCGCCGCCCAGTCCTACAAGGCGGAAACCCGCGCCGTCGACTTCCACGGAAAG CCAGGAGAAGCCGTGAAGCAGATCAAcgcctgggcggcggcggcgacgaacaACCTCATCGACTCGGTGCTCACCGAGCAGCAGGTGTCCACCGAGACGGACGTCGTCGTCGCCAACGCCGTCTACTTCAAGGCCACGTGGCGCTCCCCCTTCCGCGAGCACTACACCGAGGACGACAAGTTCTACCGTCTCGACGGCACCACCTTGGACGTCGCCTTCATGCAGAGCGGCAAGAAGCAGTACATTGCCTGCCACCAAGGCTTCAAGGTGCTCAAGCTCGACTACAGGCAAGGGCACGTGTGGTCTTCGCCGCCGGCGTCGTTCTCCATGTGCATCTTCCTCCCGGACGAGCGCGACGGGCTCCGGGGCTTGGTCCAGAGGATGGCGTCCAGCCCGAACTTCATGCGCGCGCACCTTCCGACGAGTCTCGTCTCGGTCGGCGACTTCAAGCTGCCCAGATTCAAGCTCACCTTTTCGGCCGACATGTCTGGCA TTCTCCGGCGGTTAGGACTCCGTATGGCGGAAGCCGACATGTCCAACATGGTGGAGGACGACGGCACCGGTAGGCCATTGGGTCTGAGCGGTATCGTCCACAAGGCTATCATCGAGGTGAACGAGGACGGTACCGAGGCGGCGGCCGTCACCGCCGGTATAATGTGCGGCTGCGGTCCTCCACCGAAAACACCGCCGGTTCTCGTGGATCTCGTCGCTGACCATCCCTTTGCCTTCTTTGTAATTGAGGAGGAGTCGGGTGCCGTCATCTTCGCTGGGAACGTCCTTGAACCCTCTCCGTCGATTCCTGGAGAGAATCTTCGTCGCCGTGAGTCCGTACATCGTGCTCCTAACTTCGTCGTCGGGAGGAGGCCCGAGCATCCATGGACTTTGGGTGCAATCCATGAGAAACAGCCGCTCGGGGTATACTCAAGGGGTATGGATGGCCGTCCATTTGTGCAGCATGAGGCTGCTTCATGTAATCGTATTCTTCTTTTCGCTTGTGTCTGCCTGGTTGTGGCATTTTTCTTTCAACTTGTACGTCTTTTGGTGATGTAA